The genomic stretch catcatttaattttttttctttttttttttttttttttttttttttggggggggggggggcaaatcTTAAGAAAACACTATCCCCCTCCAGGCCTTGAAAATGGACCAGACCTAACACACCTACCTATAATAACTTTTGGCCAATTGCACCTTCCACCACCAGTCTTTAAATTGACATTCTTCAGTGGCCTTTGCAGCAAGTTCCAAGGCCTGATAACAAAAACGTACACAACAATACCTTGTACTTGGATAACGGAAGACAAAACACATCTTCAAACTCAGAGATTTTTCATTCTTTATACAAACACACAGCAGCAAACAAGCAAAGAAAAACCCAACAGACTTGCAGATTAAAATGGctaatttcaaattttacaataaaactACCAGTAATCTGCGATCAGGCATTCTTTTCTTGAGAAAAggcgcaaaagaaaagaacagcTTATCGCTGGTTGCCATCAAACTTACATTTCGGACATCATTTTCATGGTGAAAGATGTACTCAAACAACACCTaagaggaaaagaaagaaagaagagagaaactCAGACACAGCTGACGTTTTTACACAgaaaaggcttttatcaaccgAATTGATACAGTAAATTAaccagaaatttgaaagctgacgtttcgagcgcaAGCCTTTCGTCAGAAACCTCCAACaattagccactatcaaaaataccataatgctctttgtttgtccctccaaaattttgcataagcagtgcttttattttcctttgggacttacaatgatcccaagagaaactggaaacaatgcttatgcaaaaattttgaGAGACAAATAAGGAGTATTACGGTGTTTTTGATAGAAACTAATTCACAGTGGGCTATGGCTTGAAAtatcagctttcaaatttcttttcctCAGGTAGTGAAGCATGAAAATTTGGTGGAATCAAATCAGTTGATAAAAGAAAATGAACCGCCATATGGTTGTTGCATCATAAGCTGACGTTTTAAGTGTTAGCCCTCTGTGAAAGCAAACTGGATCATGGTATCAAAAGAGCATGTTGCCATGCAGGTGCTAACCTTTGCAAGGTTCTGTCTTTGGGCATATTTTGACAAATTCAACTTGGCAATATTTATAAATGGTCCATCTGGCTGTGACAACATAGATGCCTGCATTAAAAACATTGCTATTAGTATAAAGGCTGAGCAATGGGGATAAAAGAGGGTCTGGAGGTACAGCCCTAAAGCCCCCCTACCCCTCCCCACCCTGGGATTGGTCATGCTGAAAAACAGcagttttatttgatttgaATGATACTCATCCCACTTAGTAGAGCACTTGAGTGCTTTAAATTGCTAAAATAAGATTAGACTATAATGATAAAGGCAGTTActattaacgatgaaatgatatatgaaatggatcatatatgaaatgcagatatgaaatcaagtgaagctatgatcctcgcagttatgaagacTATTTCtgcaattgtgtaaagaagtctgaaaaattcaggacttcaacagggtttgaacccgtgaccttgcgataccggtgcgacgctgtaaccaactgagctatgaggccactgacgttgggagctggtcatttgtgtgttccaatgttcccgtgaggaatgaatcaacaatgaaatgatacatgaaatggatcatacatgaactgcagatatgaaatcaagtgaggtcacgggttcaaaccccgttgaagtcctgaagtttTCACACTTCttcacgcaattgcaaaaattgcgttcataactgcgacggtcatagcttcacttgacagtTACTATTATTCTTTTCACAAATTACAGCTTGTCACCAATGTTTCTGAGGTTCTCCAATGAACTCTATTACATGACATTTTGTCAACAATAACATTATGACATAAATGACCACAAAAGGGGACAATGGGACCAGTACATAAAAAGAACATCTCCTGTGtgctttatttcatttcaagGACACAATTTGTTGCAGCTACACTTACAGTTCCCAGGCGAACATGTCGACCAGATGCACTTGTCACTGGTCTGAAAAATAGTCAGAATTGAAAAAGAATAACTTATTACGAACATATCACTGAGTTTTATAAAGATCTTTCAATTaccttttcacatttttttgccAAAATGAGGCATAAAGATTTGGTAATAACATTGTATTTCCCATGTACTGTACTGTTTTATGATCATTATAAAATAGTATGTTAGAGGAGGAAGGAAACAAAGTGTGTACacatttaaaatgtttttttatttcttcattcttgcaatttgaaatttcattGTTAACATTACCTACTTGCCACTAAAATATGACATTGAGGGGTAAATGGAACTTTTTCTTAATGGAGGGAACAtagttgacaagtaaaaattcatctggtgttagacatctagtaaaatctgttaagtctcaatCCCAGGAATCAATGGGGTAAGTAGAAAAAGTTGACTCAGAAAAACCAAGAAACATTGTCAAACAACTTCCCTCATAAGCAAAGCACAGTTCAACAGTCATACAGTGCGAAATGAAGACCTGAAATCTAGTGATTATTAAGCCAATAAGTTTCATGTGCTTAACATCTGTTTCATCCTAAGATAAGTGTGAGATAATCGACTTGAATGGGtctttttaaaatgcaaagttTAGTGCTTTGTTATGTACAAAAATCAGCAAGTAAATAAAGCAAGGGTATATTCAAAGAAAACCTTAAGGGCATACCGAGCTGTTTGAGCAGTTCGAGGGGTCCTTATAGCCTGCTCCATTGTTCCTGGCCTACCACTTTGTGTTCCAGGCCTCACAAATCCACTAACTGGGCGTCCAGCCTGAGACATGGGTCTAAAAAAGCAAGTGAATTAACTAATATTGTGTCATCCCTGTGGGTCTCATGATAAATCTACTATTTACAAGGATCTAAAGTAATGGGAATCCacctttaattttacaatgattAAACAGTCTCCCATCTCTTCCAAATGTACCTTATGCTAGAAAGGCTTTAGCCTTGGAAGGCATGTCCTAAAAATTGTTCTCCCTTCCATTAAGGTTCCTGTCTTTGCTGTGAAATCCCAAATTGGTCCATCACCTGCTTCGCAAGTATGCTTGATTCAAGGCTGCCTTCACGTAACCCCCCCAAAAAGGCTTCATTGTTTATCATAAGATGGTTTAAgtttatttggttagtgttttgatAGAAAAATACCTTGGCATTCATATAAATCATTTGGGTGTAAATACTACCACACGAGCTGTCTTTGACATTAATTAACCCAGTCAGTAGCCTCCTATTTATGTAATGCAGAATTTCAAAAGACGTGACACATCTAAAGCTAGTTACACAGTAGAAAGCACTATGGATGAATTTATCTCTTACATGTTAAACTGCTATAACATTTAAAGATAAGTTATTAATCTACCTAACTCCTGGAGAAGGTGCTCCCTGACCAGTACTTGTACCTGGTTTTTTCAAAGATGTCCCAGGACCTTTTGataacataaaaaaatatatcaaattAGAGTGGACACTGAAACTCCAGGTCAAAAACAATGTCAATGATCACAGAATTAAAAACTTTGCTTGTCTTAATGTTGGTTGTGTCAAAGGCCAaatctttttctctttcaaatCTGTGTTAATCAATAAAAGTTTTAACCTAATCCAATTTTCTGAGACATATTGGCCTTTGTGACATTGTTATTAAAGGCATAAACTTTGTTTAGTGAAACAGGGTTAGTGTAGAGTCAAGAGCACTCTGTTTCCACCAATGTGTCCGGGATTAAGTTCCTGGACTGGTTGACATGGTTATGGATTGAAACTTATTGCAGGAAAATAGATTTTCCACCCCAAAACGCAGGTTTTCCCCCTCAACAAAGAGCACAATTTGAATCGATCCACTTCAACTTGATTCAGTTTAACATGATTTGCCACCCAATGCCCCTGACCCTCACAGTCTAAATGATAAAGCAAAAACTTGCTCTCAGCCATAtcagtttaaggacggtgcctactattgttattgcgcatacgttctgtgcatcttgagatactcggatttcctatcggtgatgcttactaatagagggatatttttgtacagtttaaaactatccggagaaagtagatcttagtaagtactctcggtatccaaaaagaaaattgggagtaacatgcatttttgagagataatttcaagtttcaatttgagaaagaacgccatacattgctttgtattctaaagctttttacaaatattattcatgaattatctttgaaaaatgcgtggttacccccaattttctttttggattttaataacacttgttaagatctacatttcctgcataatcacacaccggggcaaaaatattgttagttagtaggcaccgtccttaagacaaGATTAAGTtattaatatcaatattatcATTGCTTATGTTGTGGTCGTCATCATAATCATCCTCGTcattatcactattattattactattttcaAAACAGGAACAAGTTGTGCATTACTCACGGGGTAACTGAGCAACAGCATTATCGTCCATCAACATTTCAGCAATGCCTTCCTCGTCAACATCCACTTCGTCAACATAAACTTGTTCTGTAAGAGCTCGAGTTTTTAAACACCAAGTTGCCTGAAAGGAAAAGTTGGGAAACTAAGATATGATTTCATTACTATACAAGGGCTGTATGGTCATCCGTGAAGCTTATCTCCTACTATAAAACAACGTAATGATAAGGATTTTCCCTCGACAATCGTGCACAAGCTTCTGACAAATTAAAGCTCAATTGATACTGAAACTGCGAGATCATACGGTATTTAAAAGCACAAATAAGCGTAAAATGCGACTTAGAAAACACGTATCAAAACCTGTGAAACCCATACACGAATATAAGCTTAACATTACCTGATCATAAGGATTTTTCTTTAACAATTGTGTACAAACTTCTGCGCACTCCTCAAATTTTCTTCGCCGATAAAAACTCATCGCCAAAAACAAAGGGTCCATCTGCATCACACCAGtgcccgccatcttggattttcgTCCCCTTGCATTGCTGGCTCATATTTACTGTTGTCATGACAGCGCGCACCGTTGTTGAGCTCTTTCCCGCGAaaatttaaaacgtttattttggtatttttgtTGATAGCGcgaaaatatttaacaaatggattccatgttgccgtgcgtctgttcagtaatagatcacagatgacttTAAATggggtaagaacaaaaaagtggcgcACGAGGAGAAAGccaagtgtgtcactgatgttcttaccacattgtaacgtcttctgtgatctattactgaacagacgcacggcaacgtggaatctatttgttttatataataaagaattaaactttattcgcataaaagctgatggtgacgtcaatcgtgcgtctgtcctctaatagataaTAGGCAAGAAGCAATCAAagtgcgagaataacttgggttattatataaatttatttatttctttgatcgtgagcgggcgaaagcgggcggtatcctgagaatcctgcaatctgattggttccgggagcgggcagtattttactatctcctgaccacgtagtctccttcgcagccgctcgggccggagtcacgcaacgctaCCCTTCCCCACGCGGCGGGGGGaaggggagcgttgcgtgactccggcccgagcggctgcgaaggagactactgaccacggtcatggtaaccaactacgctaagcgcagagtgaagttatgaattgaaagagcgaagtttcaataatttgtcttaattgttttttgcaatagagcagtgtttttgttcaactttctcacaaaaaaacaatggattctgacgaaagctatcacagtgaaagcaaattttattacccaaacgAAGAGGATAAAGAGAACAACGCTGAGGATACTCAACCAAGCTTCACcataaaatagaatttagaaataaataaaaatgttattcaccggccttggtcggtccgtattgggaaaaactgtgccctctgtctcgagtaggGCCCTCGGCCTGCGTACTCGAGACGACGACGAAAGACGGTGTACAGAGCTAGTTCACGGCTCGGATAAGGTACAATGGAGCTTAATACGATGTGAAAACGTTGTCGATTAATAAAAGTAAACGTAAACAAGTAAAGTGTAGCTAAATTTATTGGTGCATTTCGCAAGCACGTTAGTATTTAAGCGCGTGAGTATTTAAGCGTTGGCGCTGGcaattaaaaatgtaaaaatccCGATTGAAAATGCAGCTCACGTGGCGTTTATTCAAGCTACACAGTTACGTGCGATTGACTGACTCTCGGAAACGCACGGATTTTGATATTGCGCAATGCTTTTCAATTATATTTGAACAACTTAACAGTGGTTTGGGGTAAACACtcaaaaaggaaattgtgatCTTCAGAATCTAGTACCGACGTCATATTTGGCGACCACAAATATGCCTGTTAAGGACATGAACATGGACGAAACAATTAACATAACTTGAGTACATCTAATGACTTTTGTCTAACTCGTGGGGTGTTTTATTGTTTGTTGGCTTCACAAGGTCGCGACATTCTCTCTAATTACATGCTGTAGTCACATTACtcgctattattatgctaatgTTTATCTTAAATAATCTGATTATCAAACTCTTTATTTCCTGGAGGGGTCAAAGAGAGGCAAGCGtcataaaataaacaaaaagattGAATTAGACAGCAAGCAACATGCAACCAAGGAAACAATAATAAGCGAGTCCAAAAAAGGGCCCTTTGTTGAGCGATCAGCGAAGGCATGCACTTGGCTGGTTTCAACTGGTCGTTTTGATTTAATACAAAAATATTGCTCGTTCAGGAGACTAGATCTGGTTCAAAAAAGAAATGGAATTGAGACTGCTAACTAAGCTGGAAAGTATTCAATGCAAATCATATTTGTTATCAAAATTAAAGTTCCTTGTTGGTAGCTGCTTTTGAGCTGGATGTGTCACTCGTTGTAAAGAATTAAGGAAGTGGCGTAAAAGGGAAAAACTGCAGAGCAGAAGTTTTCAGTGAGGATACGTTTTCGTAatttgaagggtttttttttcttttgaatgcGCTTAAGGTCAATCCTTTGATATAAACTTCTGCTTCCCTtgcgtcaggggcacccaacgtcaattttcggaaaatatctgttcggaagacgatttgagatctagaattttcgcaacatttgttgtaaaatttattgcttgcctgcctgtcctaggattttcgaacatctaaaacatggtataattgcccatttttaacggatttttaccctaaaaaggtcacctacaattttcgggagccttttttctggctgaaattttcgaaaaggtaagttttgatccctataattttcagatcactagactttcagctagggaatccgaacagataaaaactttttaggggataaatactaaaatacgtttaacaatgctatgtttaagtggttttgaactatattctcgctGGGTTCCCCTGTTGCGTGAACAGCTAGTCAAGCCCTGCTTTCCTGTGGGGTATAACATATTGTTTTTAGATAGTATTTAATTCTTGTCTGTTCTTGAGATGTTACCAGAATGACTAATTTTGTTAATATGTTGCTTGAAGACTAGAAGGTTTTAACAAATTCTGGCTGGCATCAAACTTTCAGTCTTTCCGAGTGAATCATACGGACATAAATTTCAGCTCTCAATTGAGAGTGTTTCGCTGTCTGAGACTGACGAAACATGAACAATATTTAGTGTTTTTCTGGAAATCAACCATGTTGCTAAAATAAGAGACATGTTGGAGCAAATATTTACATTAAGAGTAAAGTATAAATAATGGTTTTGATCAACAGTGCAAAGCCACCAATTGATATGAGTCTCttatcaaaatatcatttaaGCCTAAGGAAAAAAACTTCTGCCTGCATTCAATCGAAAGCTCGGGTAACCGTATTGTTTGGccgaaaatgcaaaaaaaaaaaaagagagaattcGATTGTTTACACCTTGCAGAAACCCATGTTTTTCTTGTAAAGGCAGGGAAAAGTATTAAAATTACGCAACGGTTACGTGTTTTTTATAAACGCTAGAGAGATTTTTTCCTGGTCGTGATTTTCGTTTCCTGTAAGTCATAAGTTGATTCTAAACATCCAAAATAATCTGGCTTTATGGCAAAGCTATATCTAATAGCATTTGAATTTACTTTTGTTGGTGATGAAAGGGTATTAACGGCGACGCGACGCGCTGAAAGCGTTTGAaacaatataaatatatttcgCGCGTGACGCGAGTGTTGAAATGTATGATAAAAAGTCTAATTGTTTTATTCGTGACGTCATTGTTAGCTTCCAATCAACACCCTGAAGCCAGTGGGCACTGGCCCGTCATCCGGAGAAACAATGCAAGAGGCTCAACATACGATCTTGAGATTTATGTGGCAAAAAACGTGTAGGCCAAAAAGGGTCGATCGCTTTTTCAAAGAATTGGGAAATTAGGTTTGAATGATGGTGTTAGTTATCATGGAATTGTTGATTGCGAAATAGTCGAGCACGAATACAGTTTTGTGTGGTTGAAATCTCGGACCACGCAATTTTCCTCGCGCGTGGTAAAGTTACAAACGCCAGCTGCGAAAACTACAGTCGACTCTGTCGCGGTCTTATTGAAAATGGAGAGACAAATTCCCGACTCCGTTGTTCTTGAAGTTTTCGGTTATTTATCTAAAAGGGAACTTGGAATCGTAGCTCAAGTTTGTCGACGCTGGAAACGCGTGGCGTACGATCGCTCGCTTTGGTTCGTTGTTGACATGAATGATTTTTGGCCTGCGGTCGATGAAGAAACTTTGTTGATGTTGATCCGGACGCGTTTATCATCGGCCAAAGCACTGAATTTAGGTGGCTGTACGCTTACAGCCCGAGTCGCCAAAGAACTCTCGAAAAGGTGTTATCAGCTTCGTAGTTTAGTGTTTTACGGAGCCGACGTTGAAAGCGAAACAGGTCACGAAGGCATACGCGATTTTCCAACGGGCTTGGAGTTGATGGATTTGCGATACTCATggggaaatttcaaatttatgaGACGATTGCCTAGGCATTTCACTCAAATGAGATACGTTGGGCTGGGAATGGACTCCTCAGAAAGTCTTGTACCAGatgtttttgctaaaatgagGAACTTAAGGATTTTGGACTGTACGGATTGCGAGACTTTGACTGATGACGCACTCCTCAAGATCGCTACAAATTGTCCGCATTTGGAGTCCATTTGCTTGAACGAATGCAAGAATTATCGGGGAAAGTATCTTCACAGAGTCCTTAACAACTGCAAATTCGTGTCCACTTTGCTGATTCGGTTCACCAAAATAACAGATGAGGCATTGATGGTGGTTAATTGGGAGAGGACAATGGTCAAAGAA from Montipora capricornis isolate CH-2021 chromosome 12, ASM3666992v2, whole genome shotgun sequence encodes the following:
- the LOC138026656 gene encoding F-box/LRR-repeat protein fbxl-1-like — protein: MERQIPDSVVLEVFGYLSKRELGIVAQVCRRWKRVAYDRSLWFVVDMNDFWPAVDEETLLMLIRTRLSSAKALNLGGCTLTARVAKELSKRCYQLRSLVFYGADVESETGHEGIRDFPTGLELMDLRYSWGNFKFMRRLPRHFTQMRYVGLGMDSSESLVPDVFAKMRNLRILDCTDCETLTDDALLKIATNCPHLESICLNECKNYRGKYLHRVLNNCKFVSTLLIRFTKITDEALMVVNWERTMVKELDLTGCYFVTTTGLSNVISRLPDIRYFKMNQCGFRHILHLRIYQEVRPTLAYKCLETLDLRWNFLLSAECLEGVLQQSPSLRYLGVSHSPRIPPSVIAEMFKFVSKLRILEFGPLRKEALSESPLVSNLIKMCPLIEAVSLINFKLIDDTDADLVQELREKCKHIREVKLCSPRIEHVAIGNSGETITVERLLIKMESLLPSPENTLGKVINKLHV